One Falco naumanni isolate bFalNau1 chromosome 20 unlocalized genomic scaffold, bFalNau1.pat SUPER_20_unloc_1, whole genome shotgun sequence genomic window, GCTGCTGCGCCCCGGCCGAGCCACGCCTGGGCtccggcggcgcgggggggcagcccccgctgtggggcagggaccccccgaGACGCCCCTGCACACGGGCGAGGGTGGGCGCACGCCGCCACAGCACCTGGATTGTGGGGGTCCCATCCATGGGTGCTGTTTGCTCCCACCCCCCCTGCAGCATCACATCGCTGGCAAAAGGGACCccaaagctgggggggggggggggggggggcacgggggggggggggggcgggtgaAGGAGCCTGTTCGGGGGGGggattggggtggggggaggctcAGAGGGTCCTCCAGAGGCACAAAGGGGGGTTCAGGTCCCAATTCCAGCAGAAAAGTTGGGGGGGGGCACAAAGCACCTGAGCTGGGGGCTCAGCTCCCTCCTCCGCCACCGGGGTCCTGGCGCCAGGAGACCCCCACCGGGTAGGGTCTCCTTGTCCCCTCCAGCGCCCACCTCAAGCCCCTAAACCTCCCCCCTCCATGCGCTCAGGACCCCCAAACCCCATCACCCCCGCTTCCCCCCCCACAGCCCAAGAGAAACCCAGGTGTCTTAGTCCCCCCACCCACTCCCCCCAGACCCTGGGACACCCCAAAAGgagcagggaccccccccccttcccagcctGGGGGTACCCGAAAAACACGTGGGCAGCGCACGGACACGTCGGTGGGGTGAGTCACGGCCCCACCCGTGGGACGAGCTGCGTCAGGCCTCAGCctgcccccatgtcccccccccagcctggggggcaCCAGCCCCCCGGGATGGACCCCCGCCATGCTCTGTAGGGTTGAATCCTGCCAGGGGGACCCGTCTCCCCTGGGGGGTcccccagctgcatccctgcctcagtttccccactcAGGGCAtcacctccccagccctgggactTCTTCCGGAGGTGGTGGGTGATTttaaacacacaccccccccaaggACCCTCGGGGGCCCACAAAGCCGCGGGGTGATGCCAGGGACCCTCGAGGTCGTGTGTCGCCCCCCTCAGTGTCCCCAGTCCCAGCAGGGTGGGGTGACACTGAAACCCGCAGTAGCACCGCACCATGCCCAgaccccccccagaccccccccccccagcctgtcccagtgctgccaGGGCCTGCCTGGTCCTGCCAGCCGGgatgcagctgtgccagcacccatgggtgccccatACCCGGGTTGTGGGGTGTGTGTCCCCGGGAAGGGGGCTATGCCTAGCAATGGTGCTGGAACCGAGACACGGTGATGTTTTGGCAGGGGGggggtcccttccagccccccctgcccgcTTCCAGTTGGCACCCTGTGCAGCACGAGGTTGCATCCTGGGGGTCCCACTGAGCTGCCACCCTTGGGGGGCTCAAGCTCCCCCGGGACGTTGGGTTGGCCAGCCCGCcccgtgcctcagttttccCTGCAAGGTCCCCACGACCCCCAACTCTTCCCAATGGGGGGGTCCATGGGCCCCCTCCGGACTCAGCCCACCGGCCACACCGGGGCTGTTCCCCTCCCACCTCAAGCCCCCGGGTGCATCCAGCCCCCCCGATGCTCGGAGGGGGTCTGAAGCCGGGGgtgagggctgggctgggacccCGCAGTCTCGGCTTacccccacccaccctcccTGGGGACTAGGGGGGGACCCCAAGctcctgccccgccccccccccccccggaccTGCAGCCGCCGCCACCCATCGCTGCTCCTCTGCCGCCCCCCAGCGTCCCTGTGAACCCCAAAACCACCGGGAGGGGGGAGCTGCTATAGGGGCTGAGGACGAAGCCCTGGGGGGTCTCCaaccccttcctccctcccaagCACCCCAGTGACCCTCAAgccggcccccagccccgcaaAGGCAGGGTGAGCCCCAAGGGACCTGGATAcatcccggggggggggggggggcggggcaccCACCAAAGGCAACCCCAAGGCAGGGTCGGGGTGGTGTTGAAGTTGGGGGGGGAGCAGAAAAGAGGGTGCAGGGCGGTGGCCCCACTTTAATCCCACCCCCGGGCAGGGGGGAAGCCTGTGCACTGCGGctgctcccacccaccccccccctttttttttttttttttggagggaggGGCAGCTGTGTCAACCCCCACCCTAACCCCGGCACCAGCCCCACTGTGGCCCGAGGGCCCCCCCAGATGCTCggggccccccccggcccggggggtGTCGGGGGGCTGCTCGCGGGGAGCCTCCGGTGGCTGATCCTGCAGCCCCCCCCTTTCACCGCACCAAAAACTGAGGGGGACCCCCCCCAAGCCCCTGGGGTGCAGACTGGTAGGGCTGGGGGCACCGTGCCCTGtaaggagggagaagggggggacaggggacaccccccaacccccggaGCCTGTTAATTAGCTGCAAGCGGTAATTGCAGCGGAGGCTGATGGTGCAAACGCCAGGTGTCACCTCCGGACCGGGAATGGGAGGCGGGAGGCTGCACCCCAACTCCTGCAGCACCCCAAtaccctggggacaccccccagACCCATCtcagagcccccccccccccccccccgctaaGGGGTCACCGGAGGGGCCAGCAGTGCCGGGGGGATGCTgagcccaccaccaccatggcACGGGCCCCCCAAAGCTGCCCGCAGCCCACCCCGAACCCCCCAAatcctccccccgccgccccgccgtgGGAGCAGGATGGGTCCCAGCCCAGACGAGCCTGTGCCGCTAATTATTAACCAAAGGGCAAAGTCCCCGTCTGCATCCCGGCTCCGAGCCagggtccctgtcccctgccccccccccccgccacgggAACACCCCGGGGGTGGCTCCGAGCCGGggcccccaccccccatgtctctgcccccagcagctccgATGGCCCTGGTCATGTCTCCCGTCACCTCCTGGGGGTCGGGGTGGAAAACCCCATTaaacacccccctccccaccctgccacTGTTCCCGGGGCTGGATgtcaagggggggggggaagggggctgggacccccaAACTGGGCTGCTCCACTCCCACCCTGCAACTCCAGACTGAGGGGACACAGGTGGGCACCCAGTGGGTGTCTCCTCCCCGCTGGGTGACCTGGGGCCGCTCTGGCCCCACTTTTGGCACAGCAGACCCCACAGGTGGGGCGATCCCACAGCTTTTTGGGGTGCAGaggcagctgaaaataaaaagctcccACAGTTTTCCTCCTGTCAGCACCCCGGGGCTCAGCCCTCCTACGAGACACTGGAGAATCCCGTGGGGCTGAGCCTGAGGCAGCTCCTGGATCCGGGCGATGCAAGACAGACTTGACGGGAAGCATCACTTGGATCCCAGCAGGAACCTTGGTTTGGGGGAAAACCCTGCAGGATTTGGATTTTGAACACCGCTGGCCGCAGCCTCGTTACAGCCCAGCACTAATGAGGGCCGTAATTAACGCCCGtgtgggctggtgctggggagccaCAACACATCGTGTGGCACTGGCTGCACTGGGATTTGCAGGCTGGGATGGATCCGGGCACCCCGGGAGGGGTCCTGGCACCCCAAGACAGAACCTGGCACCCAAGAGACCCCCAGGAGGGACCCTGGCAGTTTGGGATGGATCCTGGCACCCAGACAGACCCTAGCATCTCCAGACGGATCCTGGCACCCCGGGAGGGGTCCTAGCACCCCAAGACAGATCCTGGCACTCAGAGATTGATCCTGGTACCCAAGGGACGGGTCCTGGCACCCAAGGGATGGGTCCCGGCCTGTGGGATGCCAGGAGGGAGCCTGGAAGTTTGGGATCTACCCTGGCCCCCAAGGGATGGACCCCAACACCCCAAGACAGACCCCGGCACCCCAGGATGGATCCTGGCACCCCGGGATGGGTCCTGGCACCCCTGACCCAGCGTGGATACTTGTCCcagccccccacctccccgTGAGTAGCAGCTCCTGGCACCGGCGTTTACCAGACCCCTGTATTTCAAAGGCTTTATTCCAGCTTCggagctggcaggagcccctcgagggggccgggggccccctttcccccccctcccccagctccgatggggacatggggggagGAGCCAGGACGGAGGGAGGGGGGATGTTGGGGACAAGGTGGGGATTGGAGCCCtcggggggcccgggggggcaCTGGCTCAGGTTGCCCTttgccggggggggggggggggggggggggtggtgtccCATCCATCTGCAGGCCAGACCCCGTGGCTCTGGCGGAGGGACCCCCGGCAGAGGAGGCTCAGCTGGCCAGGACGTCGGAGGACTCAGACACCAACTTGCCGTCACGAGTCTCGATCTTCTTGATGACGATGGCGCGGGACTTGGGGAGGGATGCGCTCTCCAGAACCGGGGGGGGCACGGCGTAGCCAGAGCTGGCAAAGGAGGTGCCGAAGCCTCCCCCGAAGCCCCCACTGAAGCCCCCGCTGaagccagctgctgggggagaGGGACCAGCCATGAGCATCACGGCACCCAGTGGTAGCACCCAAGGAGGAGGGGTCCCCATCATCCCCCCACCTTACCCGAGTACCCCGTCGTCTTGCTGTGGATGCTGAGGTTCTGCACGCCGGACTCCAGCCTGCCGGGAGGGATTTGGGCGGGGGGGACATGATGGGTGTCAGGGTGGGGGCTAAGGGACAGGCCTgaggctggggggaggcagTAGCAGGGGGACGTGGGGTCCTCATGGTCATGGCCACAGCCCTGAGCTGCAGAtatgggggggtggggctgtGGGATGCCCATGGGATGTGGGGTGCCCATGGGATGGGGGATGCTCATGGGATACAGGATGCCCGTGGGACGCAGGATGCCCATTAGATGCCCACAGGACGTGGGATACCCACAGGATGCCCGTGGGCAGCAGGATGCCTTCTGGACGTGGGGTGCCCATGGGATGCGGGATGCAGGGTGTGGGATACAAGATATGGGATGGGGGACCCATCGTGTCACCCCCTCCAGGTGCCAGCGAGACAGGGGAGCCCCCACCTGCTCTCCTCGCCCTCCAGCAGCTTCCTGTAGGTCGCGATCTCGATGTCCAGGGCCAGCTTGACGTTCATCAGCTCCTGGTACTCGCGCAGCTGCCGGGCCATGTCCTGCTTCgccttctgcagagctgcctccagctcagccagctTCCCCTTGGCATCCTTCAGGGCCAGCTCCCCGCACTCCTCCGCCTCCGCGATGGCGGTCTCCAAGCTGGCTCGCTGCAACGCACAGCCACGGGGCAGGGGGTGACCTGGAAAAGGGGCTGCGGgggtcccccctgccccagcatcccctGTGCCCCAGCACTCCCCACGTCCCAGCATCTTCCATGTCACAGCATCCctcacccccagcaccccaggccCCCCACCATCCCTCAcgcccccagcaccccctgcccctcagcATCCTTTGCTCCCAGCATCCTCCCACACCCCCAGCATCTCTCCCCCTCCAGCATCCCCCACGTCCCAGTATCCCCCACCCTACAACATCCCCCACAcctcagcatctcctgccccccccagcatcccccacaCACAGGCTATGCCCACGCCCTCCACATCTCCAACGTATGGATCCCTCCTTCCATCTGGGACTGCCAAGGGTGGGGGTTGCGGGGGTCCACGGGCGGCTGGGGAAGCTCAAAGCCCGGGGAGGCCACGGGGGTGCTGGCGGAGGAGGGGAGGAgcggggggagcgggcagcgTCTCCCTGCTTTCCCACCCCAGGGGCCATTCCCAGACCTGGTTCTTGAGCGCCTCGATCTCCGCCTGGATCCTCTGGATCAGCCTGTTGAGCTCGTTGATCTCGCTGCGGGTGTTGCGCAGGTCGTCGCCGTGCTTCCCCGCCGTTGTCTTCAACTCCTCGTACTGTGGCGGTGGAGCAGGTGGGATGCAGACAGATGGGcatcccccccccaaaaaaaaccagctaCCCTTCCCCCAACACCCCAAAACTGGGGAGCAAGGAGCCGGGAGGTGCCCACGCCGGGGGGGAtgctgcgggcagggctgccagAGCCGCTGCTGGCTCTGCACGGAGCTGGGATCTCTCCCAcgcagcagctgcctgctccggggcagggagggggctcaCCCGGCGGGGTGGCAGGTACGAGCcgggaagaggaggaggaaggagcctGCGCCGGGCTGCGGTGGCTCACCTTGATCTGGTACATGCTCTCGGCCTCGGCGCGGCTGCGGTTGGCGATGTCCTCGTACTGCGCCTTCACCTCCGCGATGATCCCGTCCAGGTCCAGGCGGCGGTTGTTGTCCATGGAGAGGACGACGGAGGTGTCGGAGATCTGGGACTGCAGCTCCCGGAGCTCCTGCAGGCAAGGAGCGGGGGGCCGGGCTGAGCACCCACAACTCGGTGCACAtgtgcccccaccccccccgccctcccccaAAGGAGGGGACCCCCTACCTCATCGTAAAGCTGTCTCAAGAAATTGATCTCATCGGTCAAGCTCTCCAGCCGCGACTCCAGCTCCACCTTGTTCATGTAGGCTTCGTCCACGTCCTGGggggcagcaccagcctgtcagcccccccggccccaccatcaccccacaccccccccacagACCCGGGCGCCCCCCTCACCTTTTTGAGCAGAACAAACTCATTTTCCTTCTCGGTGCGGTGGTTGATCTCTTCTTCGTACcttggagaggaggggagggctTGGAGCTGGGCGTGGGGGACACGGGGgtgcagggacatggggacatggggacgcAGGGACAGGTGGATATGGGGtatggggacacagggatgcAAGGGCATGGGTACATGTAGAtatggggacacagggacacggGGCTATAGGGGACACGGAGTcacagggatgcagggacatggggacatggggataTGGGGGCACAGGGATGCAagggcatggggacatggggataTAGGGACCCAGGGATGCGGGGACATGGGGAtatggggacacagggacacagggatgcagggatgtggggatatggggacacagggatgcAGGGGCATGGGGACACATAGGTATGAGGACACAGGGACCCATCCAACAGAGTGCCCCTTGCAGCGCAAGAACCCCCCTACCCTGCAGTGACATCCAGAGGGGATgctcccaccccatcccagcacCCCCAACCACCCACCAGCACCTCAGGGACACGGTGGGACACAGCACCCACAGGTGGGGACAACACAGGGGGAGCCCGTGACACATCCCCACCCGCGCccaccacagcagccacccTCGGAGGGGCATGAgcagccgggctggggctgggggggccagGGGGGGACTGACTTGTTCTTGAACTCCTCCACCAGCCCCTGCATGTTGCCCAGCTCGGCCTCCAGGCGCAGGCGCTCCTGGCCCAGGCCCTCGAGCTGGCGGCGCAGGCTGCTGATGTACGCCTCGAAGAGCCCGCTCATGTTGCTGCGGGTGGTCTTCTGCGTCTGCAGCAGGCTCCACTTGGTCTCCAGCAtcttgttctgctgctccaggaaCCGGACCTGCCGGAGCGGGGGGGGTCAGCATCATCCCCCCCTCCTCTGGATCCCtccctgggggtccctgccGTGGATCCCTCCCTGGGGGTGGGCTCTGGTACATGGGGTGGGTCATGGAGGTGGGTGCCCGGTGCTGGGGTGCGAGGGGCAGAGGCTGAGGTGGGTGAGAGGGGTGGCAGGGGACAAATCTGGGGTCCTGGGGGCAGATCTGGGGTCCTGGGGGCAAACTGGAGCAGAGGTGTAAGGCTGGAGTCCTGGGTGCAAGGCTGGGGAGTCCTGCGTGCTGGTTTGCAAGGGGCAGAGGGTGagaggggtggcagggggcaAATCTGGGGTCCTGGGAGCAAATCTGGGGTCCCAAGCACAAGCCAGGGGGTCTTGGGCAAAATTCTGGGGTCCCGGGGTGCAACCCGGGTCTGGGATGCTTCTGGAGTGGGGGGGTGTAAGTCTGGGGGCCCTGGGTGCAgtcctgggggtcctggggagcTCTGGGGTGCAAGCCTGGGGTCTCAGGTGCCACCTGGGGTCCGAGCCTGGGGTGCTGGCTGGAACGTGGGGGGACCCCCAGGGGACCCCCGTCCTCCCGCCAGCCTGCGCCGGGGCAAGGAGCGCAGCCCCCGCGGAGCACCCGGAAGCGGGTgcagggggaggagggtgctgggtgctgtgggagggGGGCGCCCACCCCAGCGCTGGCTGCTTCCTCAGTGGGCGGGACCCCCGCTGCGCCCCACAGCAACaatgtcccccccccccatcccgccCTGGCGCCGATCCCTGCCCGCCAGCTCAGCCGCcatgtccccagccctgggaggggaCCGGGTGTCCCCACAGCCAGCTGCGTGTCCCCAGGGGAGGCCAGGAGGTCCCCAAGGGGGTCCAAAATGTGCCCAAAGGGGTCAGGGTGTCCCCACGGGGGTCTGGGTGTCCCCAGGAGGGCCAGAAGGTCCCCAAGGGGGTCCAAAATGTGCCCAAAGGGGTCAGGGTGTCCCCATGGGGGTCTGGGTGTCCCCATGGGGGCCAGCATGTCACCGAGGGGGTCAGGACTTCTCCAAGTGTGTCACAACGTCTCCAAGGGGCTCAGGATGTGCCTGAAGGGGCCAGGAGGTCCCCAAGGGGCTCAGGAGGTCCAAAGGGTGgtcccagccctctccccaTGGGGTctcaccccagcccagccccacctTGTCGATGAAGGAGGCGAACTTGTTGTTGAGGGTCTTGAtctgctccttctcctccttgcGCACCCGCTGGATGCTGGGGTCGATCTCCAGGTTGAGGGGCGTCAGGAGGCTCTGGTTGACACTGACGGCTGTGATGCCGCCCCCCGTCCCGGGCACGACAGCTGGACCCCGGTACAACCCGGCGCCGTAGCGGCTCCCACCGTAGGCACCGATGGCTGAGGCCGTACTCATCCTCACGGCAGGGCCCGCGGTGTAGGAGTGGGAGCTGAAGGAACGGCCGGGTACGGCCGAGCTGCTTCGCACGGTCTTCCTGGTGATGGTGACGGACATGGTGAGCGGGGAGGAGGTGGGCAAGGAGCTTGGGAGGTGGGCAAGGGGGTCGGAAGGTTGGGAGAAGGTTGGAAGATGGGCAAGGGGGTTGGAAGGTTGGAAGGAGGTTGGAAGGAGGTTGGAAGGAGGTTGGAAGGAGGTTGGAAGGAGGTTGGAAGGAGGTTGGAAGGAGGTTGGAAGGAGATTGGAAGGAGATTGGAAGGAGATTGGAAGGAGATTGGAAGGAGATTGGAAGGAGATTGGAAGGAGGTTGCAAGGGGGATGCAAGGGGGATGCAAGGGGGTTGCAAGGGGGTTGCAAGGGGGTTGCAAGGGGGTTGCAAGGGGGTTGCAAGGGGGTTGCAAGGGGGTTGCAAGAGGGCTGGGAGGCGCGGCAGGAGCCGGTTGCAGGACAGGCAGGACGGGCAGGACGGGTTGTGGAGGACGGATCCGGGGCGGGGTGCACAGCCCCGGGTTTAAATCCCGGAGccgggggaggggagcgggatGGGAGGGACGGGAGCGCACCTGCTGCGCCTTAACCCCTTCGGGTCCGCCGGGACGCCGGGATGCGCCGGGATGCGCCGGGATGCGCCGGGATGCGCCGGGATGCGCCGGGCCGGTCCTGCCCCCCGGAGCGCGGGCTGccggcgggaggggcgggggctgggggcggggagACCCCgggtgggggggctggagctggccaGGGAACCCGGCTGccgcctcccccccctcccgccaTAGGCACCCTGAGCCTCGCACCCAGCTCGGCTGGAGAGTGCCGGGGTCCCCgggtccccagcccctgtccccagcccggGTCCCCCAATCTAttccccagcccctgtccccaACCTATATCCCCAAAGCTGTGTCCCCAGCTCCTGTCCCCAGCCttgtgtccccagcccctgtccccaAACTATGTCCCCAGGCCCGTGTCCCCAGGCACTGAGCCAGCCCCAtcagcccccctgcccccctgcccgcacagagcctggccctgaaaacagagaaaaacccacaaaaaaggaacattttgtgtgtttgtggcTGCTTAGCAGCTGGACCGAGCACCTGATCCCCCCGGGTCAGGATCAGGCCACCCATACAGAGTCCCCACCAcgctgtgccatgctgtgctgtgctgtgccgtgccgtgccatgctgtgccgtgtcatgctgtgctgtgttgtgctgtgccatgccataccgtgctgtgctgtgccatgtcgtgctgtg contains:
- the LOC121081822 gene encoding keratin, type II cytoskeletal 8-like isoform X1, which produces MSVTITRKTVRSSSAVPGRSFSSHSYTAGPAVRMSTASAIGAYGGSRYGAGLYRGPAVVPGTGGGITAVSVNQSLLTPLNLEIDPSIQRVRKEEKEQIKTLNNKFASFIDKVRFLEQQNKMLETKWSLLQTQKTTRSNMSGLFEAYISSLRRQLEGLGQERLRLEAELGNMQGLVEEFKNKYEEEINHRTEKENEFVLLKKDVDEAYMNKVELESRLESLTDEINFLRQLYDEELRELQSQISDTSVVLSMDNNRRLDLDGIIAEVKAQYEDIANRSRAEAESMYQIKYEELKTTAGKHGDDLRNTRSEINELNRLIQRIQAEIEALKNQRASLETAIAEAEECGELALKDAKGKLAELEAALQKAKQDMARQLREYQELMNVKLALDIEIATYRKLLEGEESRLESGVQNLSIHSKTTGYSAAGFSGGFSGGFGGGFGTSFASSGYAVPPPVLESASLPKSRAIVIKKIETRDGKLVSESSDVLAS
- the LOC121081822 gene encoding keratin, type II cytoskeletal 8-like isoform X2 encodes the protein MSVTITRKTVRSSSAVPGRSFSSHSYTAGPAVRMSTASAIGAYGGSRYGAGLYRGPAVVPGTGGGITAVSVNQSLLTPLNLEIDPSIQRVRKEEKEQIKTLNNKFASFIDKVRFLEQQNKMLETKWSLLQTQKTTRSNMSGLFEAYISSLRRQLEGLGQERLRLEAELGNMQGLVEEFKNKYEEEINHRTEKENEFVLLKKDVDEAYMNKVELESRLESLTDEINFLRQLYDEELRELQSQISDTSVVLSMDNNRRLDLDGIIAEVKAQYEDIANRSRAEAESMYQIKYEELKTTAGKHGDDLRNTRSEINELNRLIQRIQAEIEALKNQRASLETAIAEAEECGELALKDAKGKLAELEAALQKAKQDMARQLREYQELMNVKLALDIEIATYRKLLEGEESRLESGVQNLSIHSKTTGYSAGFSGGFSGGFGGGFGTSFASSGYAVPPPVLESASLPKSRAIVIKKIETRDGKLVSESSDVLAS